The following proteins come from a genomic window of Maribacter sp. HTCC2170:
- a CDS encoding competence/damage-inducible protein A, whose product MFAEIITIGDEILIGQIVDTNSTFIAKELNKIGISVHQITSIQDEHDHILTALNEAKSRANIVIVTGGLGPTKDDITKHTFCEFLNDALVKNEEVLQHIEQLFSTFTSTPISEVNRQQAMVPSRATVLHNANGTAPGMWMKSDDVVFISLPGVPFEMKALISNMVIPKIIKDFDRPHILHKTLITYGLGESAIAAKIEEWEDNLPKFIKLAYLPNLGKVRLRLTAKGPDRKVLHDSVETEIQKLQPLIGDLIYGYENDESLEELVAKSFTAKKMTLATAESCTGGKIAQKITALSGASAYFKGSIVSYATEIKVDVLGVSTAMINKYTVVSAEVAEAMALNVKKLMNTDFAVATTGNAGPTKGDSDAEIGTVYIAIATPEKVFVNKFMMGNHRVRVVQKTVNKAFELLQKEIVKI is encoded by the coding sequence ATGTTTGCCGAAATCATCACTATTGGCGATGAAATTCTCATTGGTCAAATCGTTGATACTAATTCTACCTTTATTGCCAAAGAGCTAAACAAAATAGGTATATCGGTTCATCAAATAACATCGATTCAAGATGAACATGACCATATTCTTACGGCTTTAAACGAAGCTAAATCACGAGCTAACATTGTAATTGTCACCGGAGGTCTTGGGCCGACAAAAGATGATATAACCAAACACACGTTTTGTGAGTTTTTGAATGATGCCTTGGTGAAAAATGAAGAGGTGCTACAGCATATAGAACAGTTGTTTTCCACCTTTACTTCTACACCAATTTCTGAAGTCAATAGACAACAAGCTATGGTCCCTTCAAGGGCAACAGTATTACATAATGCCAATGGTACAGCGCCTGGTATGTGGATGAAATCTGATGATGTGGTTTTTATATCGCTTCCCGGTGTTCCTTTTGAAATGAAGGCATTGATCAGCAATATGGTTATTCCTAAAATAATCAAGGATTTTGACCGACCCCATATTCTTCACAAAACTTTGATTACTTATGGTTTAGGGGAAAGTGCAATTGCTGCAAAAATCGAGGAATGGGAAGATAATTTGCCAAAGTTTATTAAACTGGCGTATCTGCCTAATTTGGGCAAAGTGAGATTACGATTAACAGCAAAAGGACCCGATAGAAAAGTACTGCATGATTCAGTTGAGACAGAAATACAAAAGTTGCAACCATTAATTGGGGATTTGATTTATGGTTATGAAAATGATGAGTCATTAGAAGAGTTGGTTGCAAAATCGTTTACAGCAAAGAAAATGACATTAGCAACTGCCGAAAGTTGCACTGGAGGTAAAATTGCCCAGAAGATAACTGCCTTATCAGGGGCTTCGGCCTATTTCAAAGGAAGTATTGTGAGTTATGCCACAGAAATAAAAGTAGATGTTTTGGGAGTTTCTACTGCAATGATAAACAAGTATACAGTCGTTAGTGCTGAGGTCGCGGAGGCAATGGCTCTTAATGTGAAAAAACTTATGAATACCGATTTTGCAGTTGCCACAACAGGTAATGCAGGGCCAACAAAAGGTGATTCAGATGCTGAAATAGGCACGGTCTATATTGCAATTGCCACCCCCGAGAAGGTGTTTGTGAACAAATTTATGATGGGAAATCATCGGGTAAGGGTAGTGCAAAAGACTGTAAATAAGGCGTTTGAGTTGCTTCAAAAAGAAATCGTAAAAATCTGA
- a CDS encoding Hpt domain-containing protein produces MIYNLDKINEMAEGDMDFINSVISVFLDEVPQDLEGLEAALGQQNYEQVYQLAHKIKPNVDLLGMEQTRAVALQIETLGKNEANMNEIQAVFPVLKKDIHQVVSELKKDFNL; encoded by the coding sequence ATGATTTACAATCTTGATAAAATAAATGAAATGGCGGAAGGTGATATGGATTTCATCAATTCTGTAATTTCTGTTTTTTTGGATGAAGTGCCACAGGATCTGGAAGGTCTTGAGGCTGCTTTAGGTCAGCAAAATTATGAACAGGTATATCAACTCGCACATAAAATAAAGCCTAATGTAGATTTATTGGGAATGGAACAAACGCGAGCAGTTGCACTTCAAATAGAAACTTTAGGAAAAAATGAAGCTAATATGAATGAGATTCAGGCAGTTTTCCCTGTATTAAAAAAGGATATTCATCAAGTTGTTTCTGAGCTCAAAAAGGATTTTAATCTATAA
- a CDS encoding fumarylacetoacetate hydrolase family protein, whose amino-acid sequence MKIICVGRNYTDHIKELSNERPDEPVVFIKPDSAILPKEQNFYIPEFSEDVHYEVEVLVKICKVGKHVDERFAHKYYEEVGLGIDFTARDLQSELKQKGLPWEKAKGFDGSAVVGKWLSKLQFEDLNNLNFSLIKNNKPVQKGNTGLMLWKIDELIAYVSKYFTLKKGDIIFTGTPAGVGKIAANDYLSGQLEGQELFSLKIK is encoded by the coding sequence ATGAAAATTATTTGCGTAGGCAGGAATTATACAGACCATATAAAAGAGCTTTCAAACGAACGTCCCGATGAACCTGTTGTATTCATAAAACCGGATTCTGCCATACTCCCCAAAGAGCAAAATTTTTATATTCCAGAGTTTAGTGAGGATGTTCATTATGAAGTGGAAGTCTTGGTAAAAATCTGCAAGGTAGGTAAACATGTTGATGAGCGTTTTGCGCATAAGTATTATGAGGAGGTAGGTTTAGGAATTGATTTTACAGCTCGCGACTTACAATCAGAATTAAAGCAAAAAGGTCTGCCCTGGGAAAAAGCAAAAGGTTTTGACGGTTCGGCCGTAGTTGGTAAATGGTTGTCAAAATTGCAATTTGAAGATCTGAACAATCTTAACTTTAGTCTAATAAAGAATAACAAACCAGTTCAAAAAGGAAATACAGGTTTAATGCTTTGGAAAATAGATGAGCTAATTGCTTATGTTTCAAAATACTTCACATTAAAAAAGGGTGATATAATATTTACAGGAACTCCAGCTGGTGTTGGTAAGATTGCTGCAAATGATTACCTTTCGGGTCAGTTAGAAGGGCAGGAGCTCTTTTCGTTAAAAATAAAATAA
- a CDS encoding carboxypeptidase-like regulatory domain-containing protein, whose amino-acid sequence MRFLVLFFSFIAINSAAQEVLFEGHVYDHKTKTPIPYVNLSFLNTLKGTSTDEKGHFYLDIHTPYLEKQVHISSLGFKDTIVSAKTVFKSKRFEMVAESFELEEVVVSGSSGNSTVLNPIGSYDLTSGFSSSATPWIMALYFPNIGAQDKFVEKVTVFFQKNKDFKRPSAKFRLRFYGVDSNSKKPDKDLLRKSIVLESEVKEAFVSIDLSALHLKIPKDGIYIGVEWLFVPYNWYKNSYEHQLTKKKVIEDRFAPTFGAVYNKNQNFKAMVYGMGEWTDFKVRSRDNLKYLVPAISLKISKD is encoded by the coding sequence ATGCGATTCTTAGTTCTATTTTTTTCATTTATTGCCATTAATTCAGCGGCTCAGGAGGTTCTTTTTGAAGGTCATGTATATGACCATAAAACAAAAACCCCCATTCCTTATGTGAATCTTAGTTTTTTGAACACCTTGAAAGGTACTTCAACTGATGAAAAAGGTCATTTTTATTTAGATATTCACACACCATATTTAGAAAAACAAGTACATATTTCTTCCTTGGGTTTTAAAGATACCATTGTAAGTGCGAAGACTGTTTTTAAATCCAAACGATTTGAAATGGTGGCTGAGTCATTTGAGTTGGAAGAGGTTGTGGTATCAGGTTCTTCGGGCAACTCAACAGTACTCAATCCGATTGGAAGTTATGATCTTACAAGTGGTTTTTCATCTTCAGCTACACCTTGGATCATGGCGTTATATTTTCCAAATATTGGGGCACAGGATAAGTTTGTGGAGAAGGTGACAGTTTTTTTTCAAAAGAACAAGGATTTCAAAAGACCTTCAGCTAAATTCAGACTTCGTTTTTATGGTGTTGATTCCAATTCAAAAAAACCAGATAAGGATCTTCTTAGGAAAAGTATAGTCCTTGAATCAGAAGTTAAAGAAGCGTTTGTGTCAATTGATTTAAGTGCTCTGCATCTTAAAATACCCAAAGATGGCATATATATTGGAGTGGAGTGGTTGTTTGTCCCCTATAATTGGTATAAGAATTCGTATGAACACCAACTAACCAAAAAGAAAGTAATAGAGGATAGATTCGCCCCTACCTTTGGTGCGGTGTACAACAAGAATCAAAACTTTAAGGCGATGGTTTATGGAATGGGGGAGTGGACTGACTTTAAAGTTAGATCCAGGGATAATTTAAAATACTTGGTACCGGCAATAAGTCTAAAAATATCAAAAGATTAA